A stretch of DNA from Acanthochromis polyacanthus isolate Apoly-LR-REF ecotype Palm Island chromosome 21, KAUST_Apoly_ChrSc, whole genome shotgun sequence:
catggttgtttaagaaatgagaagctcctcactgcatcagctagggttaaataagttgttgcagctgaaacgtattcacCCATGggaggctcttacctatttgcttaattaaatccaggtggtgaccttttttggccaggcagtgtttATTAATCTCACATCAGCCTCATTTCAGTCTTTTGTGCTTCTTAACCTCCAGTATCACCACAATGGCTCAAGGTCAGAAAGACATGGAGGAGATGGGGGAGGCGTTCGTGACCTTCATCAACAGCAGTCAACTTGACCCGCTGAGACGAGTCAAAGACGAGCGTCAGGCCCTCAGAGATCGGCAGGTGGAGACAGCAAAGGTTGTGACACAGATATTAAAAGGTAAGTAGtgagatactgaattgtcagtgTTCTTTAATATCCGGTGCATCACTGCcacataaaaatgaagtggaGAATGAGCAGTATGTGAAGTTTTGTGTAATCAGTCATTATATTCAGCTTCTATCCACACATTTTCTACAGTATGCAGTACTTAGAATAGAATATAAAGTCTTTTAGTAGTCTcacaaggggaaatttgcaacatcacagcagcaaagtgacaaTAAGAAAGCAAGAAACACAACTATAAATTAAAGAGGTGAAGTATACTCACTTTATATAtgatataaataagaaaaaacagaggaacacaAGGATACTAGGAACACAAATTTAAGAATATTAACATGAATGAATTGCACTTGGGTTTATTGCACATGACAGCTGGCTAACTTCAGACCTAGTCACTGTAATCTTATCTTCTTTCACCTTCAGATGTGGCTCAGATTGAGGAGAGTGTCGGCCAGAGGCTGCTGgacatggaggaggagaagaagcagaaggacAAGGAGCTGGAGAACTTGGAGGAGCAGCTGAGGCAGTGCTCAGCCAAAAGCCAGATCACCGACTCAGAGCTACAGTATCTTTTATAAGTGGAACAAGTTGGTGTCCTTTTTATAAATCCTGCTGTGCTGCATTTGTCCTCTGTTTTGTTAGTCTCCTTAACCGGTGTCCAGGTTTCTCCAGAGAGAGCTGGAGAGTCTGAGGCATGCTGAGCACGAGCTCACAACTTTTCAAAATGAAGTGGATGAAGTCACCACTGAGGTCATTCCTTCAGCTGTGTGAGTGTTGGATCATCTGTGATCACTTTTTCACTACTTTCTGGAAAATCCTGACTTTAATTTATGCTGAAACATCAACTTCAGCTTTATTATTTGTCCCTTGGAGTTCGATTTGTTACACAGCGTACAGCTTAGCTTAAACAAGTGTTCACAATAAACAAACGataaaaaacaaatgattgttttccAGCCTCTGTTTCAGgctaatctgtggctgccttctaagtTAGCTgatagctgttagcatagcctttgCCACTGTGAGAGGTGCTAATTTCCTTTTTTGTAGCAACAGCTTGTATTTGTTGTTCAAGTTTTGCAGCCTCTGCTTGAGACATTTCTGAAACAACAGAGTGACGGCAGACAGAGAGatcatcagacctgaagtagcgCATTTAATCGATCAATAATCagacattaaaaatacagataacgATAATCgggaaaatgccaaatatcggccACAATAACTAGCCAGGCTGATAATCTGTCCATCTCTTATCCAGAGCAAGTATTAGGTAGCTAGTGATTTGATTTGTGAGGTGTTTAAGGCCAAATACaataactttaaatttaaaagtagaaagttACGGGTCACAGGAGCCTTCACGTCTTGAAGACATGCTTGAAGTTTGGGTAGCTACATGCAATTAGGAGTTACATGTAGATTAAAGCATTTCctgatgtttgttttaaataaaatcttctGTCAACAGATATGTGGCCCGGTTGTACTACCTGATAACCAAGATCAAGTGGGAATACGATACACCGCCCAACGTCTTAAAAGGAGGTACGGTTTTACttactgttgtttgtgttgttaatTTGTAGAGATgggatattgcaaaaaaaaaaaaaaaaagatgcttcGGTAGCAGGTTGATGGTAGTGTTCTGGAAGTGTAACCGCACGTATTTTTCTGTGGTACCTGAAGCATTGTTGGTCCAACACCACAAGAACTTGTTGTGCCGGGActtctgggaaaaaaataaagcatcaatAGTCACATGTGGAGATGTTTAGTTTTCAGACAAATTTTAGACGGCTAAAGTCAGAGCGCAAACGGTGCCGCACAGCGTGAACGGAAGGACGGGAGAACACCACAGACTTACTGAAGTAGCTCCAAGACAGACATCTGGTTCTGATGCTTAGGGTGAGACAGTTTTAGTTGATTCTTTATAATGGCaacatatttttgaaatcaAGCCCCACACACACAACGTTCAGCAAGGCTAATGTTGTTTAACGTAGCAATAGCTCGTAATTTGAGCTGGGTGGTACTCATAGCATCGTAGCATTAGAAAGTTCATTTCAGCTCGGCGTGTCAAAAAGTAACTTTCTACGTGTGTGTTAGGATAGTGAATGAGCAGAACTGTTCAAACAGAAGTTTATGTTGACATGAAAGGATGgccagtatgtttttttttgttgctgttttttcagGGCTGATGCTGATTATTTGtggaatcacaggagtgccaaaatcaaagataaatctgttaaaagataagaaaataaatgtgtaaatttgaagaggaattaataaaaataagataaatctgttaaaaataaggaaatg
This window harbors:
- the spc24 gene encoding kinetochore protein Spc24, which translates into the protein MAQGQKDMEEMGEAFVTFINSSQLDPLRRVKDERQALRDRQVETAKVVTQILKDVAQIEESVGQRLLDMEEEKKQKDKELENLEEQLRQCSAKSQITDSELQFLQRELESLRHAEHELTTFQNEVDEVTTEVIPSAVYVARLYYLITKIKWEYDTPPNVLKGVHYGADLATPINIDTSTRSRCDVSDQLWDFVSTDW